The sequence cagcaagtatatttctgtgtttggtggctaggccaccactgccccaccgaCGCGAAGGGCGCAGGATAAAGACCGCAGTCGTACGTACGTACATGCGCAGTCagcagcaagtatatttctgtgtttggtggctaggccaccactgccctaactATCTCTGGCATCAATGCAGGTGTATTGTACCACTCACTTCAGCCCAATCTTCTGATGGTGATTGAGTTTGTGCTCCACTTTCTTCAGGTctgcagacaaaacaaaaaaaaaaaaaacgtgtggcgTCACAGAGGACCAAGGAACCAAGCGAGAACGCTGAGAAATATCACGGCAACACACCTTCCAAGGTCTTCACTCCCTCCTCAAAAAACTTCCTGGCTGCAGCTGGCCTGTACACAGGAGTGCAAGAGGTtctataagtaaaaaaaaacacacacttttacacacaaagCAAGAAATTTTTGTACCCAATTCCAGTGACCCTGGTGAGGAAGTTAATGGAGGAGCTGGTGTCATCATTGCGAatctgtgaaaaagaaaaaaacaacaacaatgaaatATAACAcaaagtaataatattaatttcaaAATGGACTAAACACGGGGGCAACTGAcaactttttaaactttatttattttctacattttctttCATGGCATTTACTTAAGCACTCGCTCACTTTTTCAAGCTTGCGGAGTTTCCCCGTGGTCAGAAACTCGTCGATCTTCTCGGCAATCTTTGCGCCAACTCCATCCTGCAAATACAAAGAGTTTACGGCATCGCCATCCATTTATTTACGCACACAGACTCCAGTATGTTCACGCACCAATTTCTTGGCCTCGGTGCCGCTTTTGATCTTTTGAGGATACTTGCCGATCACAGCCGCTGCCTTCCTGCGGAGAGAATGAagaggcctagcgggtaacacactcgcctatgaaccagaagacccaggttcaaaccccacttactaccatcgtgtccctgagcaagacacttaaccctgagtgtctccagggggggactgtccctgtaactactgactaagtcgctctggataagggcgtctggtaaatgctggaaatgtgaCCCCGTGACCCCGACCTTTTAACTCACCTGTACGCGTTGTATTTATGGATGGCCCGGTTCACGTTCTTCTCGTAGTTCGCAAGCTCttcgaaagaaagaaagaaaataataaatcccACAGAGAAAAAAGATCCAGAAACGGCGCGGGGAAGAGGTAAAGAGGACCTCCAGCCATGTGCGGGCggcctcggccaatcagagcccGAGCAGCCGGCATTTAAATCCCGACGCCGTTCGCGGCTCGTTAAGAACAGAAGAAGCCTCGTCGGTTTCCGCGCCGACGGGACTTTTACGCGTCTCCGCCTCGGTCTCCGCCGCTAGCCGCTGTTAGCCCGCCGCTAGCTGTCACCGTGGCTTTTGTTCGCCGGCCGGAGAACCGGCGACGCTGCGTGCGGCAACACGGGGTCGTAGGCACCCAAAGCCGGCAGAATAACTTATTAACATTATACTCGCTCGTTATTTACCGCATACGAGAGGCGTGAGGGCgacaattaaaacaattagaCGCCGTGCTCGCTGATCAGCGCTGAGCCGGTTAGCCGGCCCGACCTAGCCGGCGCTCACCGATGAGGAAGTCCGTAATTCCCTCGTTCAGCGTCTCCTGCGGCGCCTTCCGTTTACTCATCGCTGCCCTATAAAACGCGACCTCGGCGCTGTAAAGTGAATCCGCCGTAAAAACTATAAACGCCGGTCCGGGGCTCGACAGTCGGTTCCTTCGGACAACGAGCGACCGCTCGGGgacggagggggcggggcctgcggcGCGTCATCGTCGTGACGTCACGCAAGAGGGTCTAAATGACCCACGTTCAATGGCGCGACGAACCCCTTCGTAGATTTCACGTTTGAGGCTTTATTTCAAGTCAACACAAAACAATGGTAAGGCACTGTAATAAATTACATGCGTCGCAAAAGgcaatgttaaataaatgtgtagTGTACATTATACACATACTCCAAGGTTATTACAGGCTCAGTTCCATACTGACCTTTTTCATTATTGTCTACAgatattaaaacaaaacaaaacagaaaacaaacgtTACTACTCTAAACTCATACACTGCACAGTAATTTATATGTTACGTTAGAAAAACTCCAGTAAAAGTACATATACTGTAGTAAATGCATCAGGCTTCTTCACTGGGTCACTTTTTGCTTTCGGAGCCCCAGGCTCCTGCGAGCGTCCCGGCATCTTtcttaataaatgaaaaaactcAGCGGCAGCCAGTGGTATTCGGTGCTGCCTGGCATCGGACCCGACTGAAGGGGCCCGAGTGGTCACGAGTCCGTTCGGACGTAGACCTTGTCCCGGGAGAGGATCTTGATCGCCTCCTCCAGCTCGGAGAGCCGCCGGTCCAGCTCAGCGCGGCGCGAGCGGACGTTCAGCGTGTCGGTTCTCACTGGGAGAGACTGGAGCTCGCTCACCAGCGAGCTGTGGGCTGGAGGGGCAAGCGGGAGAGACAGTCGCTCATGGTTATTAGTACTGGTTTACAGTTAGTCTTAGAACTGATTCTAATTCTAATCTAATCTCGTACCCTCTTTGAGTTTCGTCAGGTTcgtcactctttctctctcgggCATGAGGGTGTGGCCAGCTGGAGCGGAAGGATCTGGGGCATTTCTCCTCCTTTCTTCGGCTTCCCTCCTCCACtgttccttcctttcttccagACTACGAGGTGGAGGCAAAAAGACTGAATCATTTTTCTTCGAAGCTGCAAATAATTTCAAGCGGCAAAGTGAACTTTGTCATCTCAGCCATGAACAagtatagagagagagagacgaaacTCTAAGGACCATATGTATATCTGAAATAATTGTGCAAATGGGGGGGGGTTCCTTCCTTCAACTTTGCACAAGCCATCCTGTTCCGGTGTAGATCAGGAGCTGTAATTTACACGACTTTGAAAATGAGACACGCAGCTTTGGAGTTGCTGGAATACGGAATACGTGGTTCACGGCGTAAAGCCAGCAAGGACGCTATaaacctgcgctagttttacaCGTTGCAGTTGCAGGAAAGGCATTGCATTAGAGTAAAAGATATTAGGATTTCTCAGGTTTTTGTAACAAATGATGCATGCATGAGAGTGTCAGGCGGGTCTTGTGTTTTTTGAGTGCGACTCACTACTGCGGGACACGGCCTTTCTCAGCGGTGGGAGGGGGTCGAACGTCCTGCAGGGACTGAGACCGTCTCAGACCCATTTTCCCCGCTGTCCGGGCGTTGTGACTCACAAAGTCAATGGTACGGCCCCTCACCAGCATCTGCAGACACCAACATTAACGTTTACAGCCGTCACCGCCATCTCTATGTAAATGCGAACAAACGATATGTACATAACCGCACAGTTTTGTACGTGTGATCATGTAACAAACGGAGCCGGCAGTTCACCTCTGAGTTGGGATCTCTGGGCGTGGTAGACCGCGACGGGGTGCTGGAACGAGGCTGTGGCCGACTCCCTGATCCACACTGGGAGTGGGCTCGCAGGAAGTTTTGACACTCTGGACGCTTGGGGGGGTTACTCTCCTGCAGATGTCATTAGGAATAGAATTACtatatggcagtggtggcctaactgttaaggaagcggccccgtaatcagaagggtgccaccgagcaaagcaccgtcaccacacactgctccccgggcgcctgtcatggctgcccaccgctcaccaagggtgatggtttaaagcagaggacacatttcactgtgtgcactgtgtgctgtgctgctgtgtattacaagtgacaatcacttcactttactttactaattAGAAAAGAATTTGAGATTCTATGAAAGAATATCAGGTTCAGACCCACTTCTCTCACCTGTGACTGGGTCATGACCCTGGAAGGGACCTCCTTGTATTTTGGTGAGGTCCACAGGGCCTTGACAGGGAGGGGACGTGCTCGCTCTTTTTGTGCCTCCTGCTCCCGAcacttcctctggatttcccgCAGGCGCCGCACGTTCTCCTTCCCAAAGTCACGTACTGGgggctctggaaaaaaaaataacattttcatcTAGAACCACAATTTTGAAGAGAACTTGCTTGGCAGTGATGCCGCATTGTCCCTGTCCAACGTCTATAACTTAAAGGTCCCTTGACATGAATTTTTGCTTTTACagtatatcggtcttgttggtcccctaatactgtatctgaagtctcttggtgcagaattacagccactttgatccagtcccacgatgagatttcccagCACCACAACGTTTGATGCGGACAGGAAGTCGCGTAACCTTGACCCTTGTGACGTCAGAaaaggacaaattccagatccgaccatctgagctgccgctctctaaacgaccaaagcactctttactcTAGACGAGCTCGGGGAACTCGCATTAACGTTAAATCAtcttcatgtcatgggacctttaaaacgaGTATGTAAAGATTTAGCTTTTCAGTGAAAATGCAGATAATCGTTCCTTAAACATACATGTAGGCTGTAAATTGAGGTTTCGCCGACACGAACTAGTGAACTTACTGTTTTTAGTGGTCTGGGGTGTCATGGGGATCCCCTCAAGTTTTAGAATTGACCCCACAACCCCTCTCTGTCCCCTCTCCAAGATGTGCATGGCATTGGCACCAACACGAGGAGGCTGTGGGGCGCGAGCGCTGTAAAATCCGGGGTGCATCACAGGGTCCGGGGCCAGGGGACCAGACAGCAGTGGTGCTCTTCCTGAATCTACATTCCCCTCCAGACGACCGCGAGCTTGTGCACAAACAtccaattacattacattattaaaacctactgtatatacagtacaggccaaacgtttggacaccttctcattcatgtgttttctttattttcatgacaatttacgttggtagattctcactgaaggcatcaaaactatgaatgaacacatgtggagttatgtacttaacaaaaagtggagacctgacctccacagtcaccggacctgaacccagtccagatggtttggggtgagctggaccaacaagtgctaaacacctctgggaactccttcaagaccgttggagaagcatttcaggtgacgacctcttgaagctcatcgagagaatgccaagagtgtgcaaagcagtaatcagagcaaagaaactagaatataaaacatgttttcagctatttcacctttttttgttaagtacataactccacatgtgttctttcatagttttgatgccttcagtgagaatctaccatcgtaaatggtcatgaaaataaagaaaacacagagaaggtgctttgtactttttttgatattatttaaatgatgcGTTTCATGTTTGGTTCTGTCTAACCTGACGATGGACGCCTGTAGTACTCAGGAAACAGGGACGGGTCAGGGGGTATCGGCCCACAGATCGTGGAGGGACCTTCACACATGACCAGACCTGGAcaggcaaaaataaaacagcaattcCACAATCACATCATTCACCATCACGTATCATGCACAATGAATCATTCTGCACACGGAAACATTTCACATGTCTACATGTCcgaagtgtgtgtttatttcagaaACACTCGTTTACGGGATCGATATTCACAAGAAGCTTCATAAATAGCCGcggttattattaatatttattttttcgacGTACAACGAGGCAACGAGTATAAAAATGCGCACGTTAACGACACGCCTGCTGTGATTTAACAAAAACGAAAAGCCTCACGTCATGCACGTAAACACGATCGTTACCTTCAAAAATCAATTCTATACGATCAAAAAGAAACAAGAATATATTTCAGTCCCGCGGTCGTTAAAACGCGGGATGATGACGTAGGCGCCGAGCGACGCGCAACACGTCTCCATGACGACGGCCGCGCCGGCCAATCAGCGCTCTGCGCAGCTCTGCGGCGGGCAAATGGCCGATTACGTGCGCAGCGTTTCCAAAGGGAGCTGGTTGTGAGTGGGTGCCGCCGACGCGACAGTTCGGCGTCCTTCTGCGGCGACATTGCGTGACCTTGCAGCGGGGTGTCGCAACTCCGTCGAGATTACAACCCAGTGCGATCCAATATTGTCAATTATACAACCACAAACGCACGTCAACTGTGCGCCGGCGGACGggaccgcgcatgcgcagtcctcCACCCCGGGCTCGTTTCTCCTTCACCGTGTCCTACTGCGCGACACAGGACGCACCGCAGCTCGCCGCGCCGCACGAATACCGGTAGGAGCCGAGGTCGCCGTTTCACTAAGGCAAGGGCAGAAAGCGCACTTTGTTCCACGCCCGTTCCGCGGGGCCACGCCGTCTCCGGGACGACTAGGGACCGCGGCGCGGATATTTCACCGAGCGCGTCATCGGTGGTCCGTGGCCGCCAAACCTCCACGGGCTCGAAACAAAGGCCGCGACCTTTTTTAATGGAAGCGCTCGCCGCGGGGACGGAGCGTGTTCCATCGCGTCGGTTTTTTTACGCGAGGTGTCGTAATTGGAGGCCCGCGGCCGGCCAGCGGGCAGATTCGGACGCCGAGGTGCTTTGTCTCGGCGTCTTCCAGGGTGGAGGGACCCCGGTGTGGTCCCCGAAGTCGGCGTTCGCTGCGTTGGGGATATTTCGCACAGTGACATGTCACCCGCGGGTCCCAGTGGGTTTAATGGCAGAGGAAGGTTACGCACGGCACTGATTTGCAGGAGTGGCGTTGtcacctgcgtgtgtgtgtgtgtgtgacagcgcCTTAACCTTATCGCCCTTCTATAAATACCCATAATGCACTCGCCCCCTGCCAGTAACCATATATTCTGTTCGATGCACACACAGGAGGAGGCGCGGCCCTGCTCGGTGCGGGTCTTCTGGCCTTCCTGTCGGTGTGTCCCTGCCGATTAGGTCCACTAACAAGTCAGGATTCATTCCTGCACTGCTTGTACCTTTACATTTTacgacacacacaaagaaagtgtCGAGTTGTGTGTGATTCCTGAATGCCGTGAGTGTGTGTCCAGCTTGTTGGGTCTAGAAGGGCAGAAGCGCCCGTTTTATAATCTGCGGCGTCACATGGGACAAAGTGTCAGGTTGTCTCAGACTATttatagggtgtgtgtgtgtgtcagtcagtaCAGACTGTACGCATCGCTTTAGTGACGGAGCGAGGAGCACTTTCACTGGTCGGCGTGTTCGGTGGGACGTAAGGACCGTTTCGTTTCAGCCTTCCTTTACTTTCTCCTCCGCAAGTCTCCTCCCGCCGAGCGGCGGTTTTAGCCGAGTCTCCATCTCcaccttatccatagcgacctgtggtgacggggacagtcctcctggagactctcagggtttaAGGTCCCCTACTGTGGTCCCCCAATACTGttatctgaagcctctttctgaaattcagccactttgatccagtcccacgacGAGATAtgccaggatgcgccgtttcagGGTCTGTAGCTTtacatgctaatgaggaggagagtggccaatagaagttgagggggcatttgcggaaattacatcatcattACCATTCACCAACCGCCATGTTTGGCgcggacaggaagtcgtgtcggcgtttttttccagaaaaaataaaacgaaccCACTGgagctaaaaataaataaataaatacattcgttctcatttttacatccaatcaccgagcaactgctaagcttcacacgtttggaagccacgacggtcggtggagataatgttttatgggaGGGGCGGAAAAAGCACGAGAAATGGGAGGTAGCCTTTCCCcctatgacgtcataaggggacaaattccagatccgactgtctgagcatGTCCAAAgccctctttacacctatcgccatttctagccactgcaggactgtaGACAGGCCGGGGGAACTAATGTCATGTCTAGCCCAGGGACGTAATTgcagtaagtgggctttgaacctgggactttgtggtctggcCACTATTACCACCCATAAGTAGGCCTGGTAGCGTCCAAGAAACTTGCTGAGGTCTGGTTTCTCCACCGGAATTGCAGAAGAGATGCAGAGCGTAAAGATGGGGCCAGAAGATGGCAAGAAGATTAAAAACGAGACGGACGCGCAGGCAAAGGGCAGCGGCCAGCCGTGCGGTTGCCACCAGGCCAAAGGAGGCGGTgagtggaggagagaggaggccAGCCGGGCGATGCATGGGTCCATACGTCATCGGGGGCCACGAGGGGCCGGTGCAAAGCAATTGATTTGAGAATGGAGCGTCCGCGTTCCGGATGTAGACGGAGGGTTCGGGGAGCGGTGACAGGACCTTCGGGCCTCCTGGAGAAGCGTGGTCCCCGATGACATCTCTGAACATGGCGCTCCACTCGGAGTCCTGCTTGGGGTCATGTGTCCTGTGGTTCAGGCCCAGAACGTCCTCTCCTTTTCACCTCATTACGCAAATATATTATGTGAATAGTAAATTAGCACCGATTGGCTGTTTACGGGCTGTAAAATCCTGCTCCCTGACCTACTGCAGGACTCTCGCACGTAGCTGCTTCTGATGAGACGCCTGTCAATCAAAGCGACATTAAATTATGGAGCGTTAGCATGATGCTAATCTAGCGCCTTTTTCTTGCCTTTTAAtacattaagtaaaaacgtggTGCCTGTAacggcagattttttttttcaatttttgagtgtgtgtgtgtgtgtgtgtgtgtgtgtgtgtgtgtgtgtgtgtgtgtttaaaacgcTGGAGTGGATGAAGTGCTCTGACCGTTAATCTTTTAAATGGATCGCTGCCGTTAGGCTCCCTTTACACTGTCCTGCCCCGAGGACCGACCGGGTGGAACCCTCTCACGCCGCCGCCCCTTCGCAGAGGTTGTGTTGTGCGGGTTCGTGTTTCTGGTGTTTTCCGGTGGCATTAAACtcttctctgtgtgtctctgcagcCATGGCCGTCCCTCCTGCTTACTCAGACCTGGGCAAATCTGCCAAGGACATCTTCAGCAAAGGCTATGGTAAatagacacacagagacacacacacacacacacacacacacacacagagacacacacacacacacacagagacacacacacacacacagagacacacacacacacacgcagagacacacacacacacacccacgcagagacacacacccacgcagagacacacacccacgcagagacacacacccacgcagagacacacacccacgcagagacacacacccacgcagagacacacacccacgcagagacacacacccacgcagagacacacacccacgcagagacacacacaacccacgcagagacacacacccacgcagagacacacacccacgcagagacacacacccacgcagAGACACCCACGCAGAGACACCCACGCAGAGACACCCACGCAGAGACACCCACGCAGAGACACCCACGCAGAGACACCCACACCCGCGCAGAGACACACGCAGAGACACCCACACCCGCGCGCAgagacacacgcagacacacacccgCGCGCAgagacacacgcagacacacacccgCGCGCAgagacacacgcagacacacacccgCGCGCAgagacacacgcagacacacacccgCGCGCAgagacacacgcagacacacgcagacacacgcagagacacgcacacgcgcagagacacgcacacgcgcagagacacgcacacgcgcagagacacgcacacgcgcagagacacgcacacgcgcagagacacacacccacacacacacacacacacacacacagagacacacacaagcaagtCATTTTTCTGCTACAAAATGAGGAGTGTGTGTAGGCCACGCTGCTCACCGCTTTGCCCTCTGTCCTCCAGGCTTTGGTACGGTTAAGCTGGATCTGAAGACGAAGTCCCAGAGCGGAGTTGTGAGTTGTTGCGTTCC comes from Denticeps clupeoides chromosome 11, fDenClu1.1, whole genome shotgun sequence and encodes:
- the enkd1 gene encoding enkurin domain-containing protein 1, encoding MCEGPSTICGPIPPDPSLFPEYYRRPSSARGRLEGNVDSGRAPLLSGPLAPDPVMHPGFYSARAPQPPRVGANAMHILERGQRGVVGSILKLEGIPMTPQTTKNKPPVRDFGKENVRRLREIQRKCREQEAQKERARPLPVKALWTSPKYKEVPSRVMTQSQESNPPKRPECQNFLRAHSQCGSGSRPQPRSSTPSRSTTPRDPNSEMLVRGRTIDFVSHNARTAGKMGLRRSQSLQDVRPPPTAEKGRVPQYLEERKEQWRREAEERRRNAPDPSAPAGHTLMPERERVTNLTKLKEAHSSLVSELQSLPVRTDTLNVRSRRAELDRRLSELEEAIKILSRDKVYVRTDS